The following proteins come from a genomic window of Amaranthus tricolor cultivar Red isolate AtriRed21 chromosome 14, ASM2621246v1, whole genome shotgun sequence:
- the LOC130799636 gene encoding protein NLP6-like, which yields MSEAATTATAEIEEENHQQSSSFFAHNCNNFPRIREFQSGVTQLHHTILDPSSTFMDLDFGDLDASWSFDQIPTSPVLITTSEQPFSPLWAFADERNPPGIRIPADLSRFPPCNPEPAGENGGCEAGNDDDDDDDDKKEVPTPVLGFAPIENFDVSFIIKERMTQALRYFKESTEQNQILAQIWAPIKSGNNYVLTTSGQPFVLGPHSNGLNQYRTVSLMYMFSVDGESATNLGLPGRVFRQKLPEWTPDVQYYSSKEYPRVNHAKHYNVRGTLALPVLEPSGQSCVGVLELIMTSQKINYAPEVDKVCKALEAVNLKSSKIVDHPNIQICNEGRQNALAEILEVLTEVCETYKLPLAQTWVPCRHRSVLAYGGGFKKSCSSFDGSCMGQVCMSTTDVAFYVVDAHMWGFREACAEHHLQKGQGVAGRSFSSHGLSFCRDISQFCKIEYPLVHYARMFGLTGSFSICLRSKHTGDDDYVLEFFLPLSLTDISEQLSLLDSILATMERDLQNLMIASGRTLEEEKKHIEIIEVSTDENPDLQVESNLSTRPLSVIEPINGVLPSTKNSPPQSVEPDARNAEESVEAARIKIKAPKKPSERKRGKAEKQISLEVLQQYFAGSLKDAAKSLGVCPTTMKRICRQHGISRWPSRKINKVNRSLTKLKRVIESVQGTDGTFSLTSLAQPTVPVPVGSITWPAGVNGTCQQQSPTYVPVDLPDERSEMPQPKQRVDGQASGRASSHEERIHEQNGFVSKASGSREVSAATSTSHGSCHGSPGTESTQQNGHFLLNFHEQAGNSTGLICQPNGELRLSVGYLMPDALLAAHHPQEAFCGMLLEDAGSSKDLRNLCPSAAEANVDEVIPEQGWINQPCPNQSPRVAMSAAGMIPRFSSKQDIKTVTIKATFREDIIRFRFSLSSNIVELKEEVAKRFKLEVGTFEIKYLDDDHEWVLIACDSDLQECLDVSKSSGSNMIRLLIHDILCNLGSSCESSGE from the exons ATGTCCGAAGCAGCAACAACAGCTACAgctgaaattgaagaagaaaatcATCAACAGTCTTCATCTTTCTTTGCTCATAATTGCAATAATTTTCCAAGAATTAGGGAGTTTCAATCAGGTGTGACGCAGCTACACCATACAATTTTAGACCCTTCATCAACCTTCATGGACCTTGATTTTGGGGATCTAGATGCTTCATGGTCATTTGATCAGATCCCAACTTCTCCAGTTCTTATTACTACTTCCGAACAACCTTTTTCCCCTCTTTGGGCTTTTGCTGATGAACGGAATCCTCCTGGAATACGAATTCCTGCTGACCTTTCTCGGTTTCCTCCtt GTAATCCAGAACCTGCAGGTGAAAATGGAGGGTGTGAGGCTggcaatgatgatgatgatgatgatgatgataaaaaggAGGTTCCTACTCCGGTTTTGGGGTTCGCTCCAATTGAGAATTTTGATGTATCCTTTATAATTAAAGAAAGGATGACACAGGCACTTAGGTACTTCAAAGAATCAACAGAACAGAACCAGATTTTAGCTCAAATTTGGGCACCTATAAAGAGTGGAAATAATTATGTGCTAACAACTTCTGGGCAGCCGTTTGTTCTAGGGCCACACAGTAATGGGTTGAATCAGTATAGAACAGTATCTTTGATGTATATGTTTTCAGTTGATGGGGAGAGTGCGACAAATTTGGGGTTGCCTGGGCGTGTGTTTAGACAAAAGTTGCCGGAGTGGACACCAGATGTGCAGTACTACTCGAGCAAAGAATATCCAAGAGTGAATCATGCTAAGCATTATAATGTAAGAGGAACATTGGCTTTGCCAGTACTTGAACCTTCAGGGCAGTCCTGTGTTGGTGTGCTTGAGCTTATTATGACTTCGCAGAAGATCAACTATGCTCCTGAGGTTGATAAAGTCTGCAAAGCTCTTGAG GCAGTAAATCTAAAGAGTTCAAAGATTGTGGATCATCCGAATATCCAG ATCTGCAATGAAGGTCGTCAAAATGCGCTCGCTGAGATCTTGGAAGTATTAACAGAGGTATGCGAAACTTATAAATTACCTCTGGCGCAGACTTGGGTTCCATGCAGGCATAGGAGTGTTTTAGCGTATGGGGGTGGTTTCAAGAAAAGTTGTTCCAGCTTTGACGGAAGCTGTATGGGACAAGTATGCATGTCCACAACTGATGTTGCATTCTATGTTGTAGATGCTCATATGTGGGGCTTCCGAGAAGCCTGTGCTGAGCATCATCTTCAGAAAGGGCAGGGTGTTGCTGGCAGGTCATTTTCATCCCACGGATTGAGTTTCTGCAGAGATATTTcacaattttgtaaaatcgaATACCCCTTGGTTCACTATGCTCGTATGTTTGGGTTAACCGGAAGTTTTTCCATCTGTTTAAGGAGCAAGCATACAGGGGATGATGATTATGTTCTCGAGTTTTTCCTCCCTCTTAGCTTAACAGACATTTCAGAGCAGCTCAGCTTACTAGACTCAATACTGGCAACAATGGAGCGTGATCTGCAGAATTTGATGATTGCTTCTGGGAGAACACTGGAAGAGGAAAAGAAACACATTGAAATCATTGAAGTGTCAACGGATGAGAATCCAGACTTACAAGTTGAATCTAACCTGTCGACTAGACCTCTATCGGTGATAGAACCGATAAATGGTGTACTACCATCGACAAAGAATTCCCCTCCCCAGTCGGTAGAACCAGATGCTAGAAATGCAGAAGAAAGTGTTGAAGCTGCGAGGATCAAGATTAAGGCACCCAAGAAACCCTCAGAAAGAAAACGTGGAAAAGCTGAAAAGCAAATAAGCTTAGAGGTTCTTCAGCAGTATTTTGCTGGAAGCCTAAAAGATGCCGCAAAAAGCCTTGGAG TGTGCCCGACAACTATGAAGCGGATCTGTAGGCAGCATGGCATATCACGATGGCCATCTCGCAAAATCAATAAGGTGAATCGATCTCTAACAAAGCTCAAGCGTGTGATTGAATCTGTCCAAGGTACTGATGGAACATTTAGCTTGACGTCCCTAGCTCAACCTACTGTTCCTGTACCTGTTGGATCTATTACTTGGCCTGCTGGTGTGAATGGAACTTGTCAGCAGCAATCACCTACATATGTACCTGTAGATCTTCCGGATGAAAGGAGTGAAATGCCGCAACCCAAACAAAGAGTTGATGGGCAGGCAAGTGGCAGGGCGTCAAGTCATGAAGAAAGGATTCATGAGCAGAACGGCTTTGTATCTAAAGCAAGTGGGTCCCGGGAGGTAAGTGCAGCGACATCTACTTCTCATGGATCATGTCATGGAAGTCCTGGAACTGAAAGCACCCAACAAAATGGCCATTTTCTTCTCAACTTTCACGAACAAGCAGGAAACTCGACAGGTTTGATTTGTCAACCAAATGGAGAATTACGTTTATCTGTTGGTTACTTGATGCCAGATGCCCTCCTTGCAGCACATCATCCTCAAGAAGCCTTTTGTGGCATGCTTCTTGAGGATGCAGGGAGCtcaaaagatttaagaaatctTTGTCCTTCAGCTGCCGAGGCCAATGTAGATGAAGTCATCCCTGAACAAGGATGGATAAACCAGCCTTGTCCGAACCAATCTCCTAGAGTAGCTATGAGTGCTGCTGGTATGATACCCAGGTTTTCTTCAAAGCAAGATATAAAAACTGTTACAATAAAGGCCACATTTAGAGAAGATATTATCAGATTTAGGTTTTCTTTGAGTTCTAACATTGTCGAGTTGAAAGAGGAGGTGGCAAAAAGGTTTAAACTCGAAGTGGGCACATTCGAGATAAAGTACCTTGACGATGATCACGAATGGGTATTGATAGCTTGTGATTCGGACCTACAAGAGTGCCTAGATGTATCAAAATCATCAGGAAGCAATATGATCAGACTGTTAATTCATGACATATTATGTAATCTTGGAAGTTCATGCGAAAGCTCGGGGGAATAA
- the LOC130799772 gene encoding protein ANTAGONIST OF LIKE HETEROCHROMATIN PROTEIN 1-like: protein MRLHNLNRMIRESDTLCRNYLRINRYTFGVLLEMVRDIGGLNETRNTCLEEMVAGFLYTLAHHKKNRMMGAHFYRSGETISSQFHACLLAILKLHAILLKKPTPTQEDCNDERWKYFKNSLGALDGTMILVNVPCDDRSKYRSRKGTLAMNVLGVCSPEMEFMYVLPGWEGSAHDGRILRDAISRPNGLKVPKGCYYLCDGGYTNGEGFLAPYRGHLYHLREWNNGPRQPQTAEEYFNLRHAKVRNVIERCFGLLKGKWGILRSPSWFSLQTHGRIVLACALLHNLVKRYMLVEFDDEDLFEENDSDDNDGDDNDGDDNEEDDVEYITSIVVTDPWTNFRNTMAQYMFNDWRARQRRLTL, encoded by the exons ATGAGATTGCACAACTTGAATAGAATGATTAGAGAAAGTGACACTTTGTGTAGGAACTATCTTCGTATAAATCGATACACATTTGGTGTACTTTTAGAGATGGTTAGAGATATTGGTGGattaaatgaaacaagaaaCACATGTTTGGAAGAGATGGTTGCGGGTTTCTTATACACATTAGCTCaccataagaaaaatagaatgatgGGTGCACATTTTTATAGAAGTGGTGAAACTATTAGTAGCCAATTTCATGCTTGTTTGTTAGCAATCTTAAAGTTACATGCTATTCTTCTTAAGAAACCAACACCAACACAAGAGGATTGCAACGATGAAAGATGGAAATATTTCAAg AACTCATTAGGTGCCCTTGATGGTACAATGATTCTAGTGAATGTTCCTTGTGATGATCGATCCAAATATCGGAGTAGAAAAGGTACCCTTGCTATGAATGTATTAGGAGTATGTTCACCCGAGATGGAATTTATGTATGTCTTACCTGGTTGGGAGGGGTCGGCACACGATGGTCGGATTCTTCGAGATGCTATTTCTAGGCCTAATGGGTTGAAAGTTCCAAAAG GTTGTTATTATCTATGTGATGGAGGATATACTAATGGAGAAGGATTCCTTGCACCCTATAGAGGGCATCTTTATCATCTTAGAGAATGGAATAATGGCCCCCGACAACCCCAAACCGCCGAAGAATATTTCAACTTAAGGCATGCAAAAGTTAGAAATGTGATTGAGAGATGCTTTGGATTACTCAAGGGAAAATGGGGGATTCTTAGAAGTCCTTCTTGGTTTAGTTTACAAACACATGGTCGAATTGTACTTGCTTGTGCTTTATTACATAATTTGGTAAAGAGATACATGCTTGTAGAATTTGATGATGAGGACTTGTTTGAGgaaaatgatagtgatgataatgatggtgatgataatgatggtgatgataatgaggaagatgatgtgGAGTACATAACCTCCATTGTTGTAACCGATCCATGGACGAATTTTCGAAATACAATGGCCCAATATATGTTCAATGATTGGAGGGCTAGACAACGCAGACTTACTTTGTGa
- the LOC130799381 gene encoding disease resistance protein RUN1-like, which translates to MSAIIGGLSSVRKEITRVSSLYPDGHLYLLEDPMQWIPNNPASLRLVRNLELNLDIISDDEEKIGKSFEQLPELFRLYMFLPDSITNLQNPITLDLSYCHSLTNLPVNLGQLVNLRHLSLLGCPLTSLPDSMAKLCSLETLDLSGCCAVKDYPQFLELSACLDVGLKHLSFHDCGDIEFLPDSISKLYFELKDLPPNMDQLVSLRHLFLIGFCELPASFDQLIGLRHLSIGYCEIWSLPDSITNLSNLETSILKGCDNLTALPVNMGRLVNLRCLSLESFPIESLPNVGGLHNWKSLGLTSYSLRKLPEDLGEFVKLVRLNIGSSEIKCLPSSICKLHNLQSLILSDCFRLETLLPLSLNDSPLITAVDCKKIQETTWGELRKEITPFSQQMVNEQATR; encoded by the exons ATGTCTGCTATTATTGGTGGGCTT TCATCTGTAAGAAAGGAGATTACTCGAGTCTCAAGCTTATACCCGGATGGGCACCTGTATTTGTTGGAGGATCCAATGCAATGGATTCCTAACAACCCAGCTTCTCTTCGGTTGGTTAGAAACTTGGAGTTGAATTTGGATATAATATCTGATGATGAAGAGAAAATAGGAAAATCCTTCGAGCAGCTACCAGAACTTTTCCGGCTCTATATG TTCCTTCCTGATAGCATTACAAATCTGCAGAATCCAATAACTTTAGATCTCTCATATTGTCATTCTCTCACAAATTTGCCTGTAAATTTGGGCCAATTGGTCAACCTTAGACATCTTTCTCTTCTTGGTTGTCCGCTTACGTCCCTTCCAGATTCCATGGCTAAACTCTGCAGCTTAGAGACCTTAGATCTCTCAGGATGCTGTGCTGTCAAAGATTACCCACAATTTTTGG AATTATCGGCATGTTTGGATGTCGGCCTTAAGCACCTCTCTTTTCATGACTGTGGTGACATCGAGTTCCTTCCTGATAGCATATCTAAACT ATATTTTGAGCTCAAAGATTTGCCTCCGAACATGGATCAGTTGGTCAGCCTTAGACATCTATTTCTGATCGGATTTTGTG AGTTGCCAGCAAGTTTTGATCAGTTGATAGGCCTTAGACATCTCTCTATTGGATATTGTGAAATTTGGTCTCTTCCTGATAGCATTACCAATCTATCTAACTTGGAAACCTCAATCCTTAAAGGATGTGATAACCTTACAGCTTTGCCAGTGAATATGGGACGGTTGGTCAATCTGAGATGCCTCTCACTCGAGTCTTTTCCTATCGAGTCCCTCCCTAATGTTGGTGGGCTTCACAACTGGAAATCCTTAGGATTGACCTCTTACAGTCTCAGAAAATTACCTGAAGATTTGGGTGAGTTCGTAAAATTGGTTCGCCTTAATATCGGTAGTAGTGAAATCAAGTGCCTTCCTAGTAGCATCTGTAAGCTACACAATTTACAGTCCCTAATCCTTTCCGACTGTTTCAGACTCGAAACGCTATTGCCTCTTAGTCTAAATGATTCTCCGCTCATTACTGCTGTTGACTGTAAGAAAATTCAAGAAACAACCTGGGGTGAACTCAGAAAGGAAATCACTCCCTTTTCTCAGCAGATGGTTAATGAGCAGGCTACCAGATGA
- the LOC130799773 gene encoding histone H4, whose protein sequence is MSGRGKGGKGLGKGGAKRHRKVLRDNIQGITKPAIRRLARRGGVKRISGLIYEETRGVLKIFLENVIRDAVTYTEHARRKTVTAMDVVYALKRQGRTLYGFGG, encoded by the coding sequence ATGTCGGGAAGAGGCAAAGGAGGAAAGGGATTGGGAAAAGGAGGAGCCAAGAGACACAGGAAGGTGTTGAGAGATAACATTCAGGGAATTACTAAACCTGCAATTCGTCGTTTGGCTCGTAGAGGTGGAGTCAAGAGAATCAGCGGATTGATTTACGAAGAAACTCGTGGTGTTTTGAAGATATTCTTGGAGAATGTGATTCGTGATGCTGTTACTTACACTGAGCATGCTAGGAGAAAGACTGTTACTGCCATGGatgttgtttatgctctcaaGAGGCAAGGCCGTACCCTCTATGGTTTCGGTGGTTAG